From Gemmatimonadota bacterium:
CGATGCTCCGGCGATGGGCCAGGCCCGAAGAAATCGCGGGTGCCGTCCTCTACCTGGCTTCGGACGCCAGTTCCTACACCACCGGTTCCGTCATGTTCGTCGACGGAGGGTGGACGGCGGCGGACGGCCGCTTCGATCCCTTCGGGGGCTGACAGCCGTACAACGCACCCACGCTAGTTCATCCGAATCCCATCCCCGGCGACCCGATGCCATTCCTGAACATCCTGCTCGACATCATCGCCCCGATTTTCGTCCTCATCTCCCTCGGCTACCTGTTTCAGAAGAAATGGCATTTCGACATGCAGGCCCTGACGCGGGTCCTGCTGTACCTGGTCATGCCCGCGACCCTCGTCGTATCCCTTACCCAGTCCGAACTCTCCGCCGATTTCGTCTGGGACACGAGCGTGTTCTGCCTGCTCATGCTGGTCGCGCTCTATGTCTTGAGCCTGGCCGGCTCCCTGATCATGCGGTACCGGAAGGACATGAAGCAGGCCTTCAGCCTGTCGGTCATGTACTACAACAGCGGCAATTACGGCTTTCCGGCCAGCGAACTGGCCTTTCCCACGCTGGGCCTGGCCGTGCAGTCCATCGTCCTGGCCGTCCAGAACTTTCTCGTGTTCACCCTGGGGCTGTTCTTCGTCTCGGTCGGCCACATTTCAGCCCGGAAGGCGTTCCTGCAGTCCTTCAAGATGCCTTTCGTATACGCGCTGATCCTGGCCTTCGCCATCCGGAACTTCGGCCTGCAACTCCCCGGCTTCGTCTGGCTTCCCATCGAATACCTGGCCGAGGCGCTCGTTCCCATGGCCCTGGTCACCCTGGGCATGCAGCTGGCCCGGACCCGCATCACGCAGGCGTGGCAGGCCAGCCTGGCCTCCCTGGTATGCCGCCTGGTGATTTCCCCTCTGATCGGCTACGGACTCGTGCTTCTGCTGGACATCGATCCCAGGATCGCCCCGATCCTGGTGGTGTCCACCAGCTATCCCACCGCGATCAACACCGTGCTGATCGCCCTGGAATTCGGCAGCAGGGAGGACTTCGCGGCCAACGCCGTGTTCCTGTCCACTGTCTGCAGCATCTTCACGGTCGCGGTGGTGATCTTCCTGGTCAGGTGAGTGCCGGCCGGGCCGGTGAGCACGCCGGCCGGTCGTAGGATGTCTCCGCCTCAGACGTATCCGTCGCGGTCGCCGTACACCCGGGCGCCCTTGCTGACGGCCGTTGAGAGAGCACCCAGCGGTTTGTCGGACCCCGGGTACCGGTCATCGTGGGACGTGCCGTTCTCGAGCTTGAGCACGCCGCGGGGACACACGGCCGAGCAGACCCCGCATCCCACGCAGGAAGACCGGACGATGTTCTCTCCGCGCTCGGCGTAGGCCCGCACGTCGATCCCCATTTCGCAATAGGTGGTGCAGTTGCCGCAGGACATGCACTGGCCGCCGTTGGTCGTGATGCGGAAGCGGGAGAAGAAGCGCTGGATGATACCGAGCACCGCGGCCATCGGGCAGCCGAAACGGCACCAGACCCGGTTTCCGAGGACGGGATAGAACCCCACGCCGATGACGCCCGCGAAGACCGCGCCGATGTAGAAACCGTACCATTGCTGCAGTGGGGCGGAAATGCTGCTCAGCGCGCCTTCGGACGTGCTGCTCACCCAGAGCACGGCCGTCGTCAGGATGATCAGCAGGAGCACGGCATAGATGATCGCCCGTTCGATCTTCCACGACACGGTCGACTTGGGCGTCAGGTGCCGCCAGGGATCGCCGAGGGTCTCGGCGAGTCCGCCGCATCCGCATACCCATGAGCAATACCACCGCTTGCCGTAGTAATAGGTCAGCACAGGCGTGGCGATGAAGGAGCAGACCGCGCCCCAGAACACCATGAAAGAGCCCAGGGCGCCCGGACTGTTGACGAGGTAGTCCACGGTGCCGGGGAACAGGTAGTCGTACTTCAGCGGCCAGAAGTAGCTGAAATAGAACTCCGGTTCGTTCAGGGCGCGGAGTAAATGGGGCAGTATGAAGGCCAGCACCAATTGAAAGAACATGACCGAAATGGTCCGGATGATGTGGTAGCGGTTGTGGCGGTACCGCATGAACATGCGGAAACCGAAGAGCACCACGGCCATGGTGTAGAGAAACCCGTAGAGAAACCACTGGTTCGCCGGTTGCCCCGACAGGACCAGCGAGAGCGGCTCGACGAGCGCGATGGCGCGCGCCAGGTATTCGGGCCACCAATACAGCACGACGTAGAATCCGGTGAGCGCGATGCCCAGCGCCCAGGCGATCGCGCCGCGGTGCGTGGTGTTTCCGAACATGATACCGTCGTGCTTGATACCGGGCACGGTGTCCTTGTAGGCGAACCAGGCGTAACCGATCGTACCGGCCGACAACAGGCCGAAGGAGAGCAGGAAGGGCGTCCAGGCGCCGGCGAGGGGCATACTGCCGAGCAGGGAGACGGCGAGTGCGAGGAAACCCAGTCCGATCACGCCGGCGGAGACCATCAGGCCCGGGTTCCTGGGCGCCTCGGCCGCGGAGGCGGGTTCACCGAATCCGTCGGCCTCTTCGTCGTAGAAGTACGCGATGGTCTCCGGGTCGATCAACGTCGTTCCAGCGGGCGGTGTGCTCATGCGAGTTGCTCCTTTAACGAGCGAACGATTTCCGTCTCGTGGCGGACGAAAAATTCCGGATCGAAGTTGGCTTCTTCCAGGTGGTCCAGGACGTACTCCACGGTGCGCCGCTCGGCGATCCAGCGTTCGCACACCTCGTGGCGGGCGCGTATTCCCATGAAATTGAAGGCCTTGATGCAGCCGTCGACGCCGACGACGCGGACGGCGTGGCGGTGGGAGGGATGTTCCCAGTACAGGTGCTGCTCGCCGGGCTGTGGTGTGCTCAGTATCATGCCGTAGGTCTGGTATTCCAGGTCGAAGAACTTGGCCGAATTGAACCAGATCCCCGGATCGTATGCCGTATCCTCCCCGGCCAGCACCTCACCGGCCGCCTTGCCCTGTTTCTTTCCCGTATACCAGACCTGCTGGATCAGGTTGCGGCCTCCGTTCCGGCTGACGATTTCCGCGCAGTCTCCGGCGGCGTAGATGTCGGGGATATTGGTGCGGAAGGAATGGTCGACGAGGACGCCCCGGCCGGTTTCGATGGGGGTCGACTTGACCAGGTCCGTATTGGGCGATACGCCCGGCGTCAGGCCGACGAGCTGGCAGTCGATCCGGTCGTCGAACTCGGTGACGACCGCTTCGACCCTGCCCGAGCCGTCGTCCACGATCTCCTTCAGGTTGGTCTCCCGGATCAGGCCGATGCCCTGCTCCTCGATCAACCGGTTGATCATGCCCGACTCCTCCATGGGCAGGATGTTGCACCAGTAGGACGACTCGCGGATGAGAAAGGTGACGTGGATGTGCCTCGAATGGAGCATCTCGGCCAGTTCGATGCCGATCAGCCCGCCGCCGACGATGACCGCTTGACGGGCCTGCTCCGCGTTCTTGTAGAGCTGGCGCAGGTCTTTCAGGTTGTACAGGCCCTGAACGCCCTCGAGGTCCTGCCCCAGCCAGCCAAACTTGTTGGACTTGGCGCCGGTGGCGATCAACAATCGGTCATAGGGCAGCCGACCGTTCCGGTGCAGCACCAGCTGCTTGTCCTCGATATCGATGCCGGTGACCCAGTCCCTGACGAGGTCCAGGCGCTGGTCGCGCCAGAAACGGTCCTCGAAGGGTTTCGTCGCCTCGTAGGTCATGTGCCCCATGAAGATGTACATGAGGGCGGGGCGGGAGTAGTGGAAGGCCGATTCACCCGATACCAGCGTGATCTTCCAGTCCGGCTGAAGCTGCCTGAGCCGCGTGGCGGCCGTTACGCCGGTTACGCCGTTCCCAACGATCACGGTGTGCAATGGTCCACCTCCGTCAGGCCGTTCGCCCATAGAACAGTTTCTGTACCTCCCGGCTGTTGCGGACATTGGGCCGGTCCTTATAGCAGAACGCGGCGACGTACCGGGTTACCGGACCCTCGACGGGAGTCACCCGGTGCATGGACCGGTAGCCAACGAAGAGGATGAGCGTGCCGGGTTTCACCGCGAGCGTACGAATGTCGGGGTAGCTGCCACGCAGCACCTGGTCCACGATCTCGTAGCCGTCTCCGTCCGCGGGACGTACGTCCGGGGCGTACTCGAAAACACCGCCCGCTTCGGGCGCCTGCAGCATCAGGGTGGTCGTCGCCTCGGATTCGTCGAAGTGCCAGCCGTGATTCTGGCCCTCTCGCATCACGTTTACGGTCAGCGCGGCCAGCGGGTCCGCCATCCGGTAGTAGTGCTCCTTGTCGAGTACATCGGCGACAAAGGACAGAAGCGGATCCCAGGCGTACAGCCGGGGCAGACCGTCGGAGGGGCGGAACTGGTCGAAGGCGACCGAATCCAGCTCCGTGGCCTGGGGCCTCCGCCGCGGGTGGTCGGGCGGAAAGGCGTCGTCGTGTTCTTCCAGGTAGACGTTATGGGGTCTTCGGCACGGAAAGGCGTCCGGGGCGGCGCGGTCCACCTCGGCCACCATGCGCACCCGCGCTTCCTCCGTGACGAAGCCGGGCAGCAGGCAGGCGCTCTGGGCCGCCAGGTCGTCCCTGCACTTGGCGACCAGCGTGCGGTATGCGGCCGATCCGGGCTGGTGAATAGGGTAGGTCGTCGAGTCGATGAAGTCCAGCGCCGAATCGTTCACCTCGGGGTTCCTTTCCGCTTTGCGGTCTCGCCCGGTTGCGTCCGCCCGTGCCTGGCCGTGCCTGGTCGTGCCTGGCCGTGCCTGAACCTGCCCAGTCAGTCCCGCCTTGACTTCGGCGGGCCGTACCGGTAAAATGGACGTTCGTTTTCGACTTCTCTATGCCTGTGCCGGCGATAACCGCACCTGCCGGATGCGGCTGCCCGGCGGAACGACTTCTACCCTCAATATATGGCAATTCCGAGCGAGCAAAAAGAAAAGACTGGCCTGGTCCGCCAGCTTGGCCTTTTCGACACGACGATGATCATCATCGGCATCGTGATCGGATCGGGGATCTTCCTCACGACCGGCCTGATGGCCCGGGGCATACCATCCGCGTCGCTCATTCTCCTGGCCTGGCTGTTCGGCGGCCTGCACGCCCTAGCCGGCGCGCTGGCCTACGGTGAACTCGGAGCCGCCATGCCCCGTGCAGGCGGCCAGTACGTGTACCTCCGGGAAGCCTACGGCCCGTTCTGCGGATTCCTGTTCGGCTGGGTATCTTTCACCATGTACCTGACGGGCATCATCGCCGCCCTTGGCGTGGGATTCGCCGAATACGCGGGCTACTTCATCCCCGCGATCGGGATGACCAAGGTATTCTTCGAAACCGAAATCGCTCTGCCCGGCTGGACCTTTCCGTACGCCCTTTCCGCCGGGCACCTCTCCGCGCTCTTCCTCGTCCTCCTGCTCACGGTGGTGAACTACCGCGGCGTAAACTTCAGCAAGTACATCACAAACGTTTCCTCGGTGATCAAGGTCGCCGCGCTAGGGTTGTTCATCCTGTTCGGGCTTTGGACAGGGTCCGATCAGCCGATCGACTTTCGAATCAACGCGCAGGGGATCGACTTCGGGCAGTTGGTGGTCGCCTTCGGCGTCGCCCTGATCGCCGTGTCCTGGGCCTTTGCCGGCTGGGAGGAGGTCACCTTCGTCGCCGGCGAAGTCAGGCAGCCCGGACGGAATCTGCCGCGGGCCCTCGTCATGGGCACCGCGACCGTCACCATCGTCTACCTGCTGGTGAACTACATCTACCTGAAAGCTTTACCGGTGGGGGAAATGGCCGGGGTCGTCCGGGTAGGGGAAGCGGCCGCCAACGTGCTCTTCGGTGAAACCGGCGCCGTACTGCTGTCGGCCGCCGTCATCGTGTCCATCGTCGGCGCGCTGAACGCCACCGTCCTGGTGGGCCCCCGCGTCTATTTCGCCATGGCGAGGGACGGGCTGTTCTTCAGGCGGGCGGGATCGGTC
This genomic window contains:
- a CDS encoding AEC family transporter: MPFLNILLDIIAPIFVLISLGYLFQKKWHFDMQALTRVLLYLVMPATLVVSLTQSELSADFVWDTSVFCLLMLVALYVLSLAGSLIMRYRKDMKQAFSLSVMYYNSGNYGFPASELAFPTLGLAVQSIVLAVQNFLVFTLGLFFVSVGHISARKAFLQSFKMPFVYALILAFAIRNFGLQLPGFVWLPIEYLAEALVPMALVTLGMQLARTRITQAWQASLASLVCRLVISPLIGYGLVLLLDIDPRIAPILVVSTSYPTAINTVLIALEFGSREDFAANAVFLSTVCSIFTVAVVIFLVR
- a CDS encoding amino acid permease; translated protein: MAIPSEQKEKTGLVRQLGLFDTTMIIIGIVIGSGIFLTTGLMARGIPSASLILLAWLFGGLHALAGALAYGELGAAMPRAGGQYVYLREAYGPFCGFLFGWVSFTMYLTGIIAALGVGFAEYAGYFIPAIGMTKVFFETEIALPGWTFPYALSAGHLSALFLVLLLTVVNYRGVNFSKYITNVSSVIKVAALGLFILFGLWTGSDQPIDFRINAQGIDFGQLVVAFGVALIAVSWAFAGWEEVTFVAGEVRQPGRNLPRALVMGTATVTIVYLLVNYIYLKALPVGEMAGVVRVGEAAANVLFGETGAVLLSAAVIVSIVGALNATVLVGPRVYFAMARDGLFFRRAGSVHPRFRTPGPAVVFQAAWACVLTLSGTFEDLITFVTFANLMLWIAGAAAVFTLRRKRPDLPRPYRAWGYPVVPLLFIAGSAGILANMLFETPVESIAGLALTALGVPAYLFLRRRTPAPSATDS
- a CDS encoding 4Fe-4S binding protein — its product is MVSAGVIGLGFLALAVSLLGSMPLAGAWTPFLLSFGLLSAGTIGYAWFAYKDTVPGIKHDGIMFGNTTHRGAIAWALGIALTGFYVVLYWWPEYLARAIALVEPLSLVLSGQPANQWFLYGFLYTMAVVLFGFRMFMRYRHNRYHIIRTISVMFFQLVLAFILPHLLRALNEPEFYFSYFWPLKYDYLFPGTVDYLVNSPGALGSFMVFWGAVCSFIATPVLTYYYGKRWYCSWVCGCGGLAETLGDPWRHLTPKSTVSWKIERAIIYAVLLLIILTTAVLWVSSTSEGALSSISAPLQQWYGFYIGAVFAGVIGVGFYPVLGNRVWCRFGCPMAAVLGIIQRFFSRFRITTNGGQCMSCGNCTTYCEMGIDVRAYAERGENIVRSSCVGCGVCSAVCPRGVLKLENGTSHDDRYPGSDKPLGALSTAVSKGARVYGDRDGYV
- a CDS encoding NAD(P)/FAD-dependent oxidoreductase — translated: MGERPDGGGPLHTVIVGNGVTGVTAATRLRQLQPDWKITLVSGESAFHYSRPALMYIFMGHMTYEATKPFEDRFWRDQRLDLVRDWVTGIDIEDKQLVLHRNGRLPYDRLLIATGAKSNKFGWLGQDLEGVQGLYNLKDLRQLYKNAEQARQAVIVGGGLIGIELAEMLHSRHIHVTFLIRESSYWCNILPMEESGMINRLIEEQGIGLIRETNLKEIVDDGSGRVEAVVTEFDDRIDCQLVGLTPGVSPNTDLVKSTPIETGRGVLVDHSFRTNIPDIYAAGDCAEIVSRNGGRNLIQQVWYTGKKQGKAAGEVLAGEDTAYDPGIWFNSAKFFDLEYQTYGMILSTPQPGEQHLYWEHPSHRHAVRVVGVDGCIKAFNFMGIRARHEVCERWIAERRTVEYVLDHLEEANFDPEFFVRHETEIVRSLKEQLA